A DNA window from Jaculus jaculus isolate mJacJac1 chromosome 1, mJacJac1.mat.Y.cur, whole genome shotgun sequence contains the following coding sequences:
- the Slamf8 gene encoding SLAM family member 8, whose protein sequence is MWSLWNLLLCAALLPFAVTGTQVLSKVGSSVLLVAEGPHGFQVREAIWRSLWPSEELLATSFRGSLETLYHSRFLGRTQLHTNLSLELGPLESGDSGNFSLTMVDTGGQTWSQTLQLKVYGAVPKPTIQVFVAVAGVTQPPNTCQVFLTCWTPNTSDVTYTWQREGPEDFGVQLPSLSTEGQGLHVSLGPGDKDAAYSCIASNPVSLDVATVIPWESCHHEAAPGRASYKDVLLVAAPVSLLLILAGLFWVWHRGPCAGTKKDACADRVAPETETPPV, encoded by the exons ATGTGGTCTCTGTGGAATCTGCTTCTCTGCGCAG CGCTCCttccctttgcagtgactggcacCCAGGTGCTGAGCAAGGTGGGGAGCTCGGTGCTGCTGGTGGCAGAGGGGCCCCATGGCTTCCAAGTCCGAGAAGCCATCTGGCGATCTCTCTGGCCTTCTGAAGAACTCCTGGCCACGTCTTTCCGGGGTTCCCTGGAAACCCTGTACCACTCCCGCTTCCTGGGCCGGACTCAGCTACACACCAACCTCAGCCTGGAGCTTGGGCCCCTGGAGTCTGGTGACAGCGGCAACTTCTCCCTGACGATGGTGGACACAGGGGGTCAGACGTGGAGCCAGACTCTGCAGCTCAAGGTGTATG GTGCGGTACCCAAACCCACCATTCAAGTGTTTGTTGCTGTAGCAGGGGTTACCCAGCCCCCAAATACCTGCCAGGTTTTCTTAACCTGCTGGACCCCTAATACCAGTGATGTTACCTATACCTGGCAACGGGAGGGGCCAGAGGACTTTGGAGTGCAACTACCCAGCCTTTCCACGGAGGGACAGGGGCTGCATGTTTCGCTGGGACCAGGAGACAAGGATGCGGCTTATTCCTGCATTGCCTCCAACCCTGTCAGCTTGGATGTGGCCACAGTCATCCCCTGGGAGAGCTGCCATCACGAGGCAG CCCCAGGGAGGGCCTCCTACAAGGACGTGCTGCTGGTGGCTGCGCCCGTCTCGCTGCTCCTGATCCTAGCTGGTCTCTTCTGGGTGTGGCACCGTGGCCCCTGCGCAG